From the genome of Salvelinus namaycush isolate Seneca chromosome 1, SaNama_1.0, whole genome shotgun sequence:
ctacaaaacaaataaacgatgtagacagacctggacacgaacttacatataacgtgaagaacgcatgaacaggaaacagactacatacaaaacgaacgaacaaacaaaaccgaaacagtcccgtgtggcgtaacatacagacactgacacaggagacaaccacccacaaacaaacaatgtgacaccacctaccttaatatgattctcaatcagaggagatgaaaaccacctgcctctaattgagaaccatatcaggtacccattaaaccaacatagaaacacaaaacatagactgcccacccaaactcacgtcctgaccaactaacacatacaaaactaacagaaaacaggtcaggaacgtgacagttgcaaaccgtattctggcttttttttatggctgttttggagcagtggcttcttccttcctgagcggcctttcaggttatgtcgatataggactagttttactgtggatatagatactattgtacctgtttcctccagcatcttcacaaggtcctttgctgttgttctaggattgatttgcacttttcgcaccaaagtacgttcatctctaggagacagaacgcgtctccttcctaagcggtatgacggctgcgtggtcccatggtgtttatacttgtgtactattgcgtgtacagatgaacgtggtaccttcaggcatttggaaattgctcccaaggatgaaccagacttgtggaggtctacacatttttttctgaagtcttggctgatttcttttgattttcccataatgtcaagcaaagaggcactgagtttgaaggtagaccttgaaatacatccacaggtacacatccaattgactcaaattatatccattagcctatcagaagcttctaaagccatgacatccttttctggaattttccacgctgtttaaaagcacagtcaacttagtgtatgtaaacttctgacccactggaattgtgatacagtgaattataagtgaaataatctgtctgtaaacaattgttggacaaattacttgtgtcatgcacaaagtagatgtcctaactgacttgcccaaactatagtttgttaacaagaaatgtgtggagtggttgaaaaacgagttttaatgactccaacataagtgtaattaaacttccgacttcaactgtacttaggTGTGTGTCTTTCGTAATtattgtccaatcaatttaatttaccacaggtggactccaagttgtagaaacatctcaaggatgatcaatggaaacaggatgcacctgagctcaatttcaagtctaatagcaaagggtctgaatacttatgtaaataaggtatttaacttaactttttaatgtttttataaatatgcaaacatatctaaaaaaaaaacggttttcgctttgtcattatgtggtattttgtgtagattgctgaggattaaaaaaaaaaagttatacattttagaataaggctgtaacgtagcaaaatgtgcaaaaagtcaaggggtctgaatactttccaaagggaCTGTAATTTGTTCCCATTAATGGGAAACACCAGGATGAATTTCTTGGCACAGCGGAGTTCATCGGATGAGTCAGTTCCCCTGGAATGTTTAGAACAATCATTTCCCCCTTCAGTGCAGGACGTCATATTGTACAATAGGCCTACAGTGTGCTTCTCTCATTTCCAAATCTAATAATTAAATGGTTGTATTCAAGACAAAGTCATTTCTATtgatttcagtttgtcagtgtcagcagtGTAGGCGTCCTTTTTGTAGTAGGCTAATTAAGATTCTGATCATGTCTCCGTACTTGTAAAATGTCGTATAATTTCATGAAaagtgtttatttaaaaaaatcctgTATCCTCCTAAAGACCCTCTGGGGCTGAGTTTCCCAAACATGAACCTCATGCGCTGCCTATAATGTATAATAACTCACTTGACAATAGGCCACTAACGGTCCAGGGGAAATGTGTGATTATTCTTGGTCACATTTATGTTATGTGTTAAATTTTCACTGAATTATGTCGggatatgttttgttagaaaatgttGGCCCAGTCACTTTTACACAGACCCAGCCATACGGCAATTTCTGCATACGCCACTGATGGACATCACAGTGCGATATGTTTTTTTACCTACTGTCCCCATCTACTGTTATGCTACATGTTTCATATTTATTATCAACCGAGTCCTAACGGCCATTgcacaaacaatacaaaaaaaatatgcatatttctttaaatatatacagtaccagtcaaacgtttggacatacctactcattcaagggtttttcaatatttttactattttctacattctagaataatagtgaagacatcagaactatgaaataacacatatggtatcatgtggtaagcaaaaaagtgttcaacaaatcaaaatatattttatatttgagattctttaaagtagccaccctttgccttgatgacagctttgcacactcttggcattctctcaaccagcttcacctggaatggtttCCCAACAGTCTCGAAttagttcccatatatgctgagcacttgttggctgcttttccttcaatctgcggtccatctcatcccaaaccatctaatttgggttgaggtcaggtgattgtggaggacacgtcatctgatgtagcaatcgatcactctccttcttggtcaaatagcccttacacagcctggaagtgggttgggtcattgccctgttgaaaagcaaatgatagtcccactaagcgcaaaccagatgggatggcgtttcgctgcagaatgctgtggtagccatgctggttaagtgtgccttgaatactaaataaatctctgacagtgtcaccagcaaagcatccccacaccatcacacctcctcctccatgcttcacggtggaaaccacatatgcagagatcatccatttacCTACTCTAcgcctcacaaagacacggcggttggaaccaaaaatctcaaatttggactcatcagaccaaaggacagatttccccttgtctaatgtccatttctcatgtttcttggcccaagcaagtctcttcttcttattggtgtaagTTAGGAgtgtagtgttttctttgcagcaattcgaccatgaaggcctgattcaagcagtctcctctgaacagttgatgttgagatgtgtctgttacttgaactctgtgaagcatttatttgggctgcaatctgatgtGCAGtttactctaatgaacttatcctctgcagcagaggtaactctgggtcttcctttcctgtggcggtcctcatgagagccagtttcatcatagcgcttgatggtttttgcgactgcacttgaagaaactttaaaagttcttgaaatgttctggattgactgaccttgatGTCTTAAAttaataatggactgtcatttctctttgcttatttgagctgttcttgccataatatggacttggtcttttaccaaacaggcctatcttctgtataacacctctaccttgtcacatcacaactaattggctcaaacgcattaagttaagaaattccacaaattaacttttaacaaagcacacctgttaattgaaatgcattccaggtgactacctcatgaagctggttgagagaatgtcacgAGTTTGGAAAGCTgatatcaaggcaaagggtggctactttgaagaatctagaaAATTTgtcaaatgtagaaaatagtaaaaataaagaaaaacccttgaatgagtaggtgtgtccaaacttttgaatggtaatgTATATTTGTAGtatgtttttttctctcactaCAAACACTTATgtggtgtaaaaaaataaaacaataataataaacaatttaaaaaatgctGGATCTCGCGGCTGTCATGCTTAATGTAATATATTGTTGTAATATTTTGTGAAGCATCTGTTTATAAAGCTTTTATGCATGTTACATAAAGTTACATTTGCTACCAAGACTGATCATGATTTCCTAATGTGTTTAATGTATTCCTCCTTTGGGTTATTCTCAAGAAGTCATCCCCACTCTACATTTTGCGTCAATATTGAATATTGATTATACTGTGGTGACATTTGGTTGCTAGTTGAACAGAGGAAAAATAGAACACATTCACAGTTCACACAATTTCTTTATTAACTTGATAAAAAAAACGTAAACAATACAGAAGAAAATATACAGTATTTACACAAATGTCCGTTTACATTTCCCATGGACAATTTTGACAACCTAAGAATACATCTCAAAATGACAAGTGTCGTAAGCGTTCAACAGGGAttctggcctatgttgactccaatgcttcccaacaGTTGTGTCGAGtcggctgaatgtcctttgggtggtggaccttaATTgatacgggaaactgttgagcgtgaaaaagaCAGCATCATTGCAGTTCtcgacacaaaccggtgcgcctggcacctactgccataccccgttcaaaggccctTAAATCTTGTGTCTTTCCATTCACCCTTTGACACCCTgttcacaatccatgtctcaattgtctagaGACTTGAAAATCCtctttaacctttaacctgtctcctccccttcatctacgctgattgaagtggatttaaaaagtgacatgaataagggatcataacctTCACCTGCATTCACCgagtcagtctgtgtcatggaaagagcaggtgtccttaatgttttgtaccctcTGTACAGTtagttcggaaagtattcagacaccctaaactttttccacattgattcaattactttctttcctcatcaatctacacacaataccacataatgacaaagcaaagacagGTTTCAGTATTTTTTTTAGTAAATGTATtcataatatcacatttacatcagtattcaaacccaatagaacatctctggagagacctgaaaatagcctgacagagcttgagaggatctgcagataagaatgggtgaaactctccaaatacaggtgtgccaagcttgtagcataataccaaagaagacttaaggctgtaatcactgccaaagttgcttcaactaagtactgagtaaagagtctgaatacttacattaccattcaaaagtttggggtcacttagaaatgtccttgtttttgaaaaaaaaaatatatattttaaagtccattaaaataacatcaaattgatcagaaatacagtgtagacattgttaatgttgtaaatgactattgtagctggaaacggcagattttttaaatggaatatctacataggcgtacagaggcccattatcagcaaccattactcctgtgttccaatggcacgttgtgttacttaatccaagttaatcattttaaaaggataattgatcattagaaaactcttttgcaattaagttagtacagctgaaaactgttgtcctgattaaagaagcaataaaactggccttctttagactagttgagtatctggagcatcagcatttgtgggttcgattacaggctcaaaatggccagaaacaaagaacttttctgaaactcgtcagtctattcttgttctgaaaaataAAGGTTATTCcaagcgagaaattgccaagaaactgaagatctcgtactactcccttcaagaacagtgcaaactggctctaaccagaatagaatgaggagtgggaggccccggtgcacaactgagcaagaggacaagtacattagagtgtctagtggAATATCTACAACATCGTcgtccggtgtaggccgtcattgtaaataagaatttgttcttaactgacttgcctagttaaataaaaggttaaaaatgtataaataaacatGTAAAACTAACAATAACTCAATAAGCTATGCCTTCTTGGAATGctataaagtccaaaagttatcGGCAGAGTTTAAAAGTTGGCAatgtattacaatgtaaatgtacttttaatccgtcttcaatacatatttcaagacatgacaaatgagggtgcagtgagatactcGACGGGTTGGATCAGGGGTGTAAAACTCAATTAGCGCAAGGGCCATATTGAGAAAAAAAAACGAATTCGCAGGCCAGACAGCCCATTATGTTATTATGTTTTACGTGGATACAACTGCGATCCAAACTGGCCATTGTTCTATTAGAAGAAAATATGTCCCTTTATAATATGCACTTACTGCTGTATATAGCATTTTTTACATATTAAAATAAGATATCAATAATATTTGTCCAGCCTTTGCCGCTATGCGTTCAGATGTCAAATAATATGCTGCGACCCTAATCAAAAAGTATTTAATGACTCCAAATAACAAAAACGTTGCTAGGTTATTGTAACATTTAAACTTAAAATATGGTTATTTTTTTCTGCACTGTGTGGATCACTGGTGCGGTTGAACGCAGCATTGTTGTATTGTGCACTGAAAATGTATTGTAGTTGAGTTGCCAGCCTAGGCTACTGCTCAAAATTTTGCTGTATCCCGTTTCTCCTTTGCATTGTGTTTTGATGCAGGTTTTGTATTTTGGTTATTCATTGTCAAGCTTTAAAAACCGAAGCCAGACTGCAACATGTTAATAGTCTAGCTAGGACTGTGGTATGTGTCTGTACACTTTCCCCTCTACTGCGCCAGGTAAACAAAACACACGAAAGCAGCTCAATTGATGTTGAATTCACCGACGCGAGCGCATCAGGCTGTAATTTCATAAAGTAGTTGACTCAACTGTTTACTAATTTATACTCGCTTGTATGTCCCATTGTCCTTTAGTAGTAAAGTATACATACCTGCGTGTGAACCCTTTATCTTATAACTTTTTGATAAGCAAGATTACGTTTTATGTAGGCTACAGCAACTATCCGTTGGAATCGTAACTTGGCACGGACATTTAGCCTACAACATGTTTAAACTTTCGGTCCGGTAGAAGATTCGGTCAGTGCCATTAGTGATGATATACTACAGCGCAGTGGCTGGCTCGTGTGTGTGGCACTTTGGCAGTGCTCGCTGACTTGTAGCGCAGCGGAACAGCCTCAGCCCCGCCAACCACCGGCTGTATGGAAGCATGCCAAAATGAATTGACGACCCAAATCATAGCGCTGGCCGGATAGAAATGTGTCACGGGCCGATACATGTGGGTTGGACAATACTTTTCTGgtcaatcatcttgaaaaaacATCTAcctaaaaaaagaagaaaatcaAATCAACCAATCCTCAATTTTTAAACACAATgaaaaggtcaaatgctttatctaaatgttgaaagtgcgTGGGCGACAGAGAGAAACCAAACGGTGccgtttgaggccatgtggctaggagtgatgcgggcgctggagatgggggtatGGGCAGGGGTGACGTGAATGTTTCTGTGCATCTGTATGCTGTCGTTTgtaatgtgtatgttttgtattgttaaaaaaaaattctAAGGATACTTGTCAAATCTACAGTATTCAGGTTACAGCTCCACGGAAGCTGCATCACATGCTAATCACAAATACTAACCATAAGCAAGTCTAATGTATTGTGTTTTTGTCATAAGTCTGCATCCTGGATAAAAGTACAATGACCTTTAGATCAATATTGTATATGTATCAACTTAATTGATTAACCTAATCAATAAGAGAAGTGCGTTGTTAGTAGTCTACTGGAGAATAGCTGAGTGAGTTAAACCTGATGAGGTGAAAAGGGTCCCATTTCCAGGGAAGCGATTGTGTCTTCCTGAACAAATTAAACTGAAAATCAAAGGGAAATAAAGTCCCCTCCTTTTTGAAGGAATTGAGTTTGTTCTGGACtttctctttcaccccttcacacCTGGTTGGCTTAAACGGGTTTGTCTTTCATTTGGCGGGGAAACTGTTTTGATTTCCAGGAAGGCagtggtgcatgtgtgtgtctcaaACACCAAGAGCTGTGTAGCAGAGGGAAAACGGTACAGACTCAAAAGGACAGTagttccacttctcattggtctACCTCCGACTTCTACCTTCTCACCGATGTCTCCAACCTGGTGTCAACGAATCATCAACTACACAAACAATATTTCACATGATCCCTGTCAAACAACAAATGATTTAAGTATAGGAGAGTAGTGGAGTTGCTCACGTTTATTAGTAACACACAAGAATCTGCTACAGTTCAACTAGGTCCATTTACCCAAAGCAAAGAACCAACCAGACATCGAAGTTGATTTAGGAAACGTTACTTTAATACAGGGTTCAACAAGGAGGATGGCAGTAGGCCTAAAGTGGTAAAAACACTCAAAATTGTTTTTAAAGGTTTAAATGACATCAAGTGGTTATAGTTATGAGTATGAGGACGTTAAAGATTATAAAGCTGTGGTtttaaacaggaagtggaaacaCTGTCTAACTAAGTCCAGAAAATTACAGaactatgtgtgtatgtgtacaagTTAAACAGCCAAAGGTTGGTTAGATACACATAGCCCTACTCCAATAAAAAAATTGGAGTAGGTTTTTAAATTCATTTCTAAATCTGTTTGTGAGTGAGGAGTTAGTTTGGCATCAAAAGGTAGAAAGCGACATGATTTCCCCCTCATCTACTCTCTTTGTCCTGATTAAAATAATCAGTTGACCATCAGTTATTGTTAGCCCTGTAAGTGAGTAGAGGTGCCTAGTGAAGGCACTATAAGTAGAGAACTGTTACGACCTGACACCCACCCACATCTACAGAGAGACACTACTCCAAAACAAATCACACAGGAACACTGATAATGAATGACTACACACTGCTAATTCACACATCTCGTGCTGTTCCACAGAACAAGAAACAAAAAAGAGCTGCAAAGACTATTTGCATTTGGCACGTAAGTTCTTAAGAGGTTTAACCAACTCTCTTTCTCGAACCCTCATGGTAGACTCACTGAATCAAAAAACTGAAGTGCTGCCATCTTGGATTTCATCCTCACACCAAATCACAATCCAGACATTTTTAACACTGATACTGCCTTAAAGGAAGTGAGGACAGGATATATTTAATAGCCAGGGACAGAAGGCTGATTGGTCCGTAATACTGATATAGTGGGAAAGTTATTTTTTCTTAACACTGCTTGTGTTCTTGTTGGACACAGTGTTTTGACATCATCTTTTTTGGCAGAAAATAAAATGACAGAAACACACATTACACGTgtgaacagtacagtacacacgctcacacacctTTGCGTACAGTTCACTTGCACAGACACACAAAATGGCACATATCACACATCATATCAACAGGGGTAAAAGTGGTTTGAGGTATTGACATAAATGACCCATCTGGTTTACCTCTTGTTTTAGAACAGTCCAAGAGGATGAATCCTCTCAGCCCTTCTAATCCAAGATGTTAGGAAACGTAATGATTCTATCACCCTTCTGAAATAAAACCTGAGGCATGGATGACAGCATCCTATCCCTTAGCTTGTAACAGAGATACCAAAGAATTGGTGATGCTAAGAGAAATGGAGGGAGTACGTTAGAGACACCAACAGAGTTCTACATCCCTTATATGAGGgctgtccaaccctcttcctggagatctaccgtccctgtgggttttcagtccaaccctaatttaacacacctgattatattaattagctgctcaacacgatgttaactagctgaatcagaaccgctaaattagggttggactgaaaacctacaggacagtagatctccaggaagagggttgggctgaaaacctacaggacagtagatctccaggaagagggttgggctgaaaacctacaggacagtagatctccaggaagagggttggactgaaaacctacaggacagtagatctccaggaagagggttggactgaaaacctacaggacagtagatctccaggaagagggttggacagcTCTGTCTTACATCTACAAACGAATCCAGAGGGACCTTATTGTAGCACACTGGATTCTGACCATTGGCAGAACTATTAGTCTGTGCTAAGACTTGTTTTGTTATGAACAGAGCTTCTCCAGTCCAGTTGAATATCTGTTTCAGCACCAGCGGTGATTCAAAAGGCTGACCACAACACGCAGTGACCGAGTAGTTTGGCACCGTCACGTCATTACATAATAAATACTGCCTTTTAAATCCAGTCCAATTCCTGCCTCCCTGCCCACGTGCACTGTGGGTAGCAGCAGCAGACTTCCTGTCTCACTGCCCCCGTGTGTTCTGGGAGTTGGAGGCCTGGGCTGGAgctccggggtgaagtttccccgaggtacagatctaggattagCGGTGATCCCCCTCCcccaattctaaccttaaccattaataCAAAACTTACCCCAGATCAGTGCCTAGGGACAACTTCACCCTACTCCTGGGCTGGCCCCTCAGTAGCAACAGCGGTGTTGCTCTGGTCCCGGAGCAGTAGCTGTGCAGGGGGACGTAGAAACACCACCATGACAGTGATGTTATCACTAGAACCCGCTGCCTTGGCATGAGCTACTAGCTCCTGGGCCACGCGCTCTCCCAGAACACCCTCTGAGACCTCTTCACACCCAGCCCCCTCCACGGCCCCCTGGGATTCCCCCTGCTCCCGAAGCACCCCGAGGACCAGAGCCGGGACCTCTGCGGGCCGGACGACGTCGAAGAAACCGTCGCAGGCCAGGAGAATGTAGTCCTCGTCTCCATGTAGCCGTGTGGAGGAACAGTCAGCGTCGCCAGAGACATAGGGCTTCTGGTCAAAGTCGCCTGGGAAGAAGGTGTTGTGTCAGTATGTAGAGGCAGCGGTTCACAGGTAAAGTAAAGGAGGCTGGTTATTAGATTGTGTTGAGTATTACTGGATGTGCACCGTCCTGGCTTGCATATCAGTCGGTGCTCATCAGTTCAGTATAAATATGAACATACAGTTACAGGCATCAAAATAAAGACATTGAGGATTGCAAAGATGCCATTTCAGGACAGAGGTGAAAGGAAGCCATTTCAGGACAGAGGTTACCAAGGTAACAGTGGAGGCATGCTGAAGAAGAGCAGAGTTGTTTTTTCTGGGAAGTTGTTTCAACCACCACAAGGTTGGATTCCACTCACCTATGGCCCTAGAGACAGCGTAGGTTCCATTGACACGCCAACAGCCCATGAAGACGATGCATCCACCCAGGGCTTCTACACGCTGCTTCTCATCCTATAGGAAGACAGCAGTGGAGAGATGtttagcactgtgtgtgtgtatgtcccatagggcggtgcacaactggcccagcgtcgtccgggataggggagggtttggccgggggggagGGGTTGGCCGGGTTGTAGgccggcattgtaaataagaattttttctcaactgacttgcctagttaaataaaggttaaataataaatgaAGTGTGTGTGACCTCTCTGTCAGGCTTGTGTGGGTCCATCAGAGTGATGTCTTGTCCCCGTCTGACCAGCATGCTCTGGGAGTCTCCCAGCCACGCCACATGAAGCCACTCCCCCTGCAGCAGCACCGCCACGCCTGTACTGCCGCTGCGAAGACGCTGcagacacaacacagacagacacacccccgtcagacagacagacacacccccgtcacacagacacacccccgtcagacagacacacacaggtcacacagaaagacacaccccggtcacacacacagacacacccctgtcacacagacagacacacccccgtcacacagacagacacacccccgtcacacagacagacacacccccGCCATAAAAGATAGACAATTTTCCCAGCATCCAACACATTCACATCATAGAGGATGAAAGGACTGTCCAGTCCCACCCAGCCTAACCTTCACATTTCCTCCAGATCTAAAAGGATGTGTGTAAGTAATACTGTAATAGTATAGAGGTATATTGCTACAGCTATCTTATCCTCTCAGATCTATGAGAATCATTTCTAACGATTGTTCGGTTAGAGTCGGGGTTATTAGGATCAATGTCTGAGCATATAAAAGCCCCAATCTCTACCATGTCTATTGCCTACCTCTCGCTTGGCTTACCAGATAAAAGTCACAATCTCCACCATGTCTATTGCCTACCTCTCTCTTGGCTACCAGATAAAAGTCACAATCTCCACCATGTCTATTGCCTACCTCTCTCTTGGCTACCAGATAAAAGCCACAATCTCCACCATGTCTATTGCCTACCTCTCTCTTGGCTTTCCCTCTCAACATGTCATCAGTGCGGGTGAAGGCTGTCTTGAAGGCAGTGGCCGGGTCGCTCTGCAGCCCCTCCTGCTGGCTGAGAGTGACGTGCAGGTGGGTGGCAGCATAGATAGCAGCGTCCACACCGCCATGCCCGTCAAACACAGCGTAGTAACCACGCTCCACACCGTCCTACAGGAAGAGGTACAGGAAGCAGTCAGAGGTTCAGCCAATCAACTTGCAGTAAGAAAGAAGTGTAACCAAATTGCCCCAATAAATGAAACTGTGAAACGAAtaccccaaatggaaccctgcctCTTCTCCTTCGACGTAAGTAGATCTGTAAGCTGGAAGATTCTCCCCTGAACTGCTTATACCCAGGGATGTAGAGGGTAAACTATCAACTCCAGGGATGTAGAGGGTAAACTACCAACTCCAGGGATATAGAGGGTAAACTATCATCTCCAGGGATGTAGAGGGTAAACTACCAACTCCAGGGATGTAGAGGGTAAACTACCAACTCCAGGGATGTAGAGGGTAAACTACCAACTCCAGGGATGTAGAGGGTAAACTACCAACTCCAGGGATATAGAGGGTAAACTATCATCTCCAGGGATGTAGAGGGTAAACTACCAACTCCAGGGATGTAGAGGGTAAACTATCAACTCCAGGGATGTAGAGGGTAAACTACCAACTCCAGGGATGTAGAGGGTAAACTACCAACTCCAGGGATGTAGAGGGTAAACTATCAACTCCAGGGATGTAGAGGGTAAACTATCAACTCCAGTGATGTAGAGGGTAAACTATCAACTCCAGTGGGTGATCAAGATACAACAAACAACCACCGATATAAACCAAAACCTAGGACATTTATAGAACTGGATTGTTGGCATTTGATTGCATTTTAAATGTCGGCCTACAGGGAAGGTAGGCTCTACAGGGAAGGTAGGCTCTACAGGGAAGGTAGGCTCTACAGGGAAGGTAGGGCCTACAGGGAAGGTAAGGCCTACAGGGAAGGTAGGCTCTACAGGGAAGGTAGGCTCTACAGGGAAGGTAGGGCCTACATGGAAGGTAGGGCCTACAGGGAAGGTAGGGCCTACAGGGAAGGTAGGCTCTACAGGGAAGGTAGGGCCTACAGGGAAGGTAGGCTCTACAGGGAAGGTAGGCTCTACAGGGAAGGTAGGCTCTACAGGGAAGGTAGGCTCTACAGGGAAGGTAGGGCCTACATGGAAGGTAGGGCCTACAGGGAAGGTAGGGCCTACAGGGAAGGTAGGCCTATCAACTGTACATTATTCTCCTTGCTCGCAAAAAGGCAGGTGCGATTAGAACTCTGATCAAGAATATAAGCACTCTGAGCTTTGATCAATGTTGGCAACGCAATAAGAGGGTAAACGCTATTTCACAAATAAAAAGT
Proteins encoded in this window:
- the ppm1f gene encoding protein phosphatase 1F, which translates into the protein MGGVMEEEVVRGFLRRFLEEFPAPLGSEDPLPLNPLSRKVSLDELRGESLDLGLRLLNTRDAPSTLNAAMCHAALAELLKADLSPFHLPQEAEQQQGEEQEVVLLQSEPVQRLFLNKLREVGVAWHQNLPSPLPVGPSRFLMCSAHAIRNTRRKMEDRHVTLPDFNTLTGLKDGVERGYYAVFDGHGGVDAAIYAATHLHVTLSQQEGLQSDPATAFKTAFTRTDDMLRGKAKRERLRSGSTGVAVLLQGEWLHVAWLGDSQSMLVRRGQDITLMDPHKPDREDEKQRVEALGGCIVFMGCWRVNGTYAVSRAIGDFDQKPYVSGDADCSSTRLHGDEDYILLACDGFFDVVRPAEVPALVLGVLREQGESQGAVEGAGCEEVSEGVLGERVAQELVAHAKAAGSSDNITVMVVFLRPPAQLLLRDQSNTAVATEGPAQE